In Ostrea edulis chromosome 6, xbOstEdul1.1, whole genome shotgun sequence, a single window of DNA contains:
- the LOC125648490 gene encoding microtubule-associated protein 2-like isoform X6, which produces MAESPESQFQDLNLQGVKQTNGVEYMNGNGVNSQEKMDDFEAQFQTVSTGKTASGLDPNATPFEPFSEHSNISTCDQSVPFSDPTQPANMATAPDQQPSSDEGVLIDFSGKDEVSSPAPLKSEGHLDTFSMDVGRTEVSSSEGGQPLMDDTLPQGMGVNVEGSMDNFDQDQGASEMECQCDNYEPDQSLSQNVSDLSHSQNMNPSLSNVPHDVMDLKVAQEEETVPMSHEDPSNQPAYQYVSSHERNSFDEQIVPGVCSCTDEPEPEIPQVEVIKDEQTAPQAQCQSDEEYDAGEDDGEYYDDGSDVTDGEDVDEDQMKNQKAQGEEEEEIEVYTDDGDYSDEEDYDGPDSYRASEEREVISDYDGESRSSEERQMEDGKGEIVAQIAPTSQTAITQEVQSQKVSDSAETDLHDFGSENVKANEMEPEDVTTEDRDSGRINEERGVSEERDVSEERGVSEERGVSEERGVGEERDVSEERGVSEERGVSEERDVSEERDVSEERDVCGAEVEQRFGDERETIPVDTDERMDKEKECEHYGEIEEGDREDREEMSDAVVDEVKPLEDIFVTKSDVNESIGEKDVQREGMEDQHSDEKEESFEVKREVSAERNFETVEPENPVLSDVTVPSSHDQHVEVVQDSVCDREEPQPTERLSEFDKVMDEKYSESDEIAKESSEEKVSVDDIVIEDKLVEPTGRGQGQVPDVILTTMKEPHDEVPDGEVPDEYSNNLDAGGSEEGEVEIQSNVSEFGSQYAEVGDERMDEEESNGDNGEPGDEDYPDEREDEMEREDFDQQEDYVEQEERKDSERICEDVIPQVDQMESLGFHVNERQMEMPEQSEQTDSSQREDEHKIESVNIVEKLPSSEELVQEPLEEQPPKADTFIESEGSDMEERSITPDPDQMLKMASPRSEVPHDVSDTMFHNEEPIAETDEEQGEGGQGKLEQKPDAMTGSIVLDEGETIEDQVPTEMSKSMMEGSLILNEGQTIEDAQPVEDAQFEESPDDEIVPPLNGSAMEGSLIMDEGQTIEDLPAEHSSVMEGSFVMDKGQTIEDLPVEEQTGSVMEGSWIMDEGQTVEDIPQQQDIMSRSLMEDSIVMGEGETFDNQEIQAEHSGSTMEDTNTSEESQASQKINVMTGSMMEGSIVLDEDEKLEDRFPEDTMSKSMMEESVTYEEEQTFESSPANVASEPLSESYTESQTEDSLRSTNVGYMSDQASLHEQTAQNMVENVLNDAIDTVESMQRAEDISVEEASMERTESGIEECVPEKSEEKSSEKMEDVSVEEPSMERSESAVEECIPDRGDISVEEYSTERTEESASIERTEESLVDEPSVEKSVETPVSEPPPDRGEISVEEYSMERTEESLVDEPSVEKSVETPVSEPPPDRGEISVEEYSMERTEESASIERTEESLADEPSVEKSVETPVSEPPPDRGDISVEEPSIEKSVETSISEPLPGKVEVAEDEPKKMVLEKDTAPEKEGKVGVIAKTDEAIKKEKVLKEHKQVTKTEKDKKNVSVLSKEHKKEVKEKKDKQKPKPKVPAKSESKSTGAKTETEKTPAKDNKYSHITSRLTQDTSASLARKTVKRSEVRKQQTDSKIPSPEKGDITRRSQSATRQVRSPRKPKDVATPEENRESISRSKSTPRPGTHRRHTPSPMRSQVTTTRNARPTKLLQPRKDVAAANGVTSPTSGTDEEKAGKRTPSASSKKKYGIDSKNSTYKPGGGHVKIFDQKVQVKATPRIDIGAKTPTGSSSSPSPRKESPRPKPTTPKGPTPNVKNATSRIGSLQNATHSPKGGQVKIASKKTDYSTVTSRIGSTANMDHKPGGGDKKILSQKLDWKTNSKIGSMENAKHSPGGGNVKIMNEKVEWNTASKIGSLDKANHVPGGGNVKIESHKLEFKAQSKVGSTDYMAHKPGGGNKKIETQKLDFKEKAKPKVESKTNHKPTGGDKKIESQKLSFKESAKSRTDSGSGTPKALTESVNSQDSIK; this is translated from the exons TTCGTCCCCTGCTCCTTTGAAAA GTGAAGGGCATTTAGACACATTTTCAATGGATGTTGGACGAACAGAGGTTTCCTCATCTGAAGGAGGGCAACCTTTAATGGACGACACTTTACCGCAAGGTATGGGTGTTAATGTTGAGGGCTCAATGGATAATTTTGACCAAGATCAAGGTGCTTCTGAAATGGAATGTCAATGTGATAATTATGAACCAGATCAAAGTCTTTCGCAAAATGTGAGTGATCTTTCCCATTCACAAAATATGAACCCTAGTCTTTCTAATGTTCCTCATGATGTGATGGACTTAAAAGTTGCTCAAGAGGAGGAAACTGTGCCTATGTCTCACGAGGACCCAAGTAACCAACCTGCATATCAGTATGTCTCATCCCATGAGAGAAATTCTTTTGATGAACAAATCGTACCAGGTGTGTGTTCATGTACGGACGAACCTGAACCGGAAATCCCACAGGTGGAGGTCATTAAGGATGAACAAACTGCTCCTCAGGCTCAATGCCAAAGTGATGAGGAGTACGATGCTGGAGAAGATGATGGGGAATACTATGATGATGGTTCGGATGTCACTGATGGTGAAGATGTGGATGAAGATCAGATGAAGAACCAGAAAGCACAGGGTGAGGAGGAGGAAGAGATTGAAGTTTATACAGATGATGGAGATTACAGTGATGAGGAAGACTATGATGGTCCTGACAGCTACAGAGCAAGTGAGGAAAGGGAAGTCATTTCAGATTATGATGGAGAGTCAAGATCCAGTGAAGAGAGGCAGATGGAGGATGGCAAGGGAGAAATTGTTGCACAAATAGCACCTACATCTCAAACAGCTATCACTCAAGAGGTTCAATCACAGAAAGTATCTGACTCAGCAGAGACGGACCTTCATGATTTTGGTTCAGAGAATGTTAAAGCAAATGAGATGGAACCAGAGGATGTCACCACTGAGGACAGAGACAGTGGAAGGATTAATGAGGAAAGAGGTGTTAGTGAGGAAAGGGATGTTAGTGAGGAAAGAGGTGTTAGTGAGGAAAGAGGTGTTAGTGAGGAAAGAGGTGTTGGTGAGGAAAGGGATGTTAGTGAGGAAAGAGGTGTTAGTGAGGAAAGAGGTGTTAGTGAGGAAAGGGATGTTAGTGAGGAAAGGGATGTTAGCGAGGAAAGGGATGTTTGTGGTGCTGAAGTAGAACAGAGATTTGGTGATGAAAGAGAGACAATTCCAGTAGACACAGATGAGAGAATGGATAAGGAAAAAGAATGTGAACACTATGGTGAGATAGAGGAGGGTGATAGGGAAGACAGAGAGGAAATGAGTGATGCTGTAGTGGATGAGGTTAAACCTCTAGAGGACATATTTGTTACAAAGAGTGATGTAAATGAAAGTATAGGAGAGAAAGATGTACAGAGAGAGGGAATGGAGGATCAGCACAGTGATGAAAAAGAAGAGAGCTTTGAGGTTAAAAGAGAAGTCAGTGCAGAAAGAAACTTTGAAACTGTAGAACCTGAGAATCCTGTCCTATCTGATGTAACTGTTCCCTCTAGTCATGACCAGCATGTCGAAGTTGTTCAAGACAGTGTTTGTGATAGAGAAGAACCACAACCCACTGAAAGACTTTCAGAGTTTGATAAAGTGATGGATGAGAAGTACAGTGAAAGTGATGAAATAGCAAAAGAAAGCTCGGAAGAGAAAGTGAGTGTGGATGATATTGTGATAGAAGATAAACTCGTAGAACCTACAGGGAGAGGTCAAGGTCAGGTGCCAGATGTGATTTTAACCACTATGAAGGAACCTCATGATGAGGTACCTGATGGTGAGGTACCTGACGAGTATTCTAACAACCTTGATGCTGGTGGAAGTGAGGAGGGTGAGGTAGAAATACAGAGCAATGTAAGTGAGTTTGGGTCTCAGTATGCAGAGGTAGGGGATGAGAGGATGGATGAGGAGGAAAGTAATGGAGACAATGGAGAACCAGGAGATGAGGATTATCCTGATGAGAGAGAGGATGAAATGGAGAGAGAGGACTTTGATCAGCAAGAGGACTATGTAGaacaagaagaaagaaaagacAGTGAGAGGATTTGTGAGGATGTGATTCCACAGGTGGACCAAATGGAGAGTTTAGGTTTTCATGTGAACGAGAGACAGATGGAAATGCCAGAACAGAGTGAGCAGACAGACAGTTCTCAACGTGAGGATGAACATAAGATTGAAAGtgttaatattgttgaaaaactACCTAGTTCTGAAGAACTTGTTCAAGAGCCTCTCGAGGAACAACCACCAAAAGCTGACACATTCATTGAGAGTGAGGGATCAGACATGGAAGAAAGGTCCATCACTCCTGACCCTGATCAGATGCTAAAGATGGCCTCTCCAAGGAGTGAAGTGCCCCATGATGTATCTGATACCATGTTCCATAATGAAGAACCCATTGCTGAGACAGATGAGGAGCAAGGTGAAGGTGGACAGGGGAAACTAGAGCAAAAACCTGATGCTATGACAGGGTCAATTGTTCTTGATGAGGGGGAAACAATTGAGGATCAAGTACCTACAGAGATGAGCAAATCCATGATGGAAGGCTCTCTAATACTGAATGAGGGACAAACAATTGAAGATGCTCAGCCTGTTGAAGATGCTCAGTTTGAGGAGAGCCCTGATGATGAAATTGTACCTCCACTGAATGGCAGTGCAATGGAAGGTTCTCTAATAATGGATGAAGGACAGACAATTGAAGATCTTCCAGCTGAACACTCTTCAGTCATGGAAGGATCTTTTGTAATGGATAAGGGCCAAACTATTGAGGATCTTCCAGTAGAGGAACAGACAGGGTCTGTTATGGAAGGTTCTTGGATAATGGATGAAGGTCAAACAGTTGAAGATATACCACAACAGCAGGATATCATGTCAAGGTCTCTGATGGAAGATTCTATTGTCATgggtgaaggagaaactttcgACAATCAAGAAATCCAAGCTGAACACTCTGGATCCACAATGGAAGACACAAATACATCAGAAGAGAGCCAAGCTTCacagaaaattaatgttatgaCAGGATCTATGATGGAAGGATCCATTGTCCTTGATGAGGATGAAAAATTAGAGGACAGGTTTCCCGAAGATACCATGTCTAAATCCATGATGGAAGAATCTGTAACATATGAAGAAGAACAAACTTTTGAAAGCTCACCAGCAAATGTTGCATCAGAGCCCCTCTCTGAAAGCTACACTGAATCTCAAACAGAGGATTCATTGAGAAGCACTAATGTGGGGTACATGAGTGATCAGGCAAGTCTCCATGAGCAGACGGCACAAAACATGGTGGAAAATGTTCTGAATGATGCCATTGATACAGTTGAAAGCATGCAGAGAGCAGAAGATATTTCGGTTGAAGAAGCTTCTATGGAGAGAACAGAAAGTGGTATAGAAGAATGTGTTCCAGAAAAATCAGAGGAAAAATCTTCAGAGAAAATGGAAGATGTGTCAGTGGAGGAACCTTCCATGGAAAGATCAGAAAGTGCTGTTGAGGAGTGTATTCCAGATAGAGGAGATATTTCAGTTGAAGAGTATTCTACAGAGAGAACAGAGGAAAGTGCTTCTATAGAGAGAACAGAGGAAAGTTTAGTTGATGAGCCTTCAGTTGAAAAATCAGTAGAAACACCTGTTTCTGAGCCTCCACCAGATAGAGGTGAAATTTCAGTTGAAGAGTATTCTATGGAGAGAACAGAGGAAAGTTTAGTTGATGAGCCTTCAGTTGAAAAATCAGTAGAAACACCTGTTTCTGAGCCTCCACCAGATAGAGGAGAAATTTCAGTTGAAGAGTATTCTATGGAGAGAACAGAGGAAAGTGCTTCTATAGAGAGAACAGAGGAAAGTTTAGCTGATGAGCCTTCAGTTGAAAAATCAGTAGAAACACCAGTTTCTGAGCCCCCACCAGATAGAGGAGACATTTCAGTTGAAGAGCCTTCAATTGAAAAATCAGTTGAAACTTCTATTTCTGAGCCTTTACCAGGAAAGGTTGAGGTAGCAGAAGATGAACCTAAAAAGATGGTTCTAGAGAAAGACACAGCCCCTGAAAAGGAGGGAAAAGTTGGCGTGATAGCCAAGACAGATGAAGCTATAAAAAAAGAGAAAGTATTGAAGGAGCATAAGCAAGTTACCAAGACTGAGAAGGATAAAAAGAATGTTTCTGTCTTGAGTAAAGAACATAAAAAGGAAGTCAAGGAGAAAAAGgacaaacaaaaaccaaaaccaaAAGTACCTGCTAAAAGTGAAAGTAAGTCAACAGGTGCTAAAACAGAGACTGAAAAAACACCAGCTAAGGACAATAAATACAGTCATATCACAAGTCGCTTAACCCAGGACACAAGTGCTAGTCTAGCTCGTAAAACTGTAAAAAGATCTGAGGTACGAAAACAGCAAACCGATTCCAAAATTCCCTCTCCTGAGAAGGGAGATATCACCAGGAGGAGTCAGTCTGCAACGCGACAGGTTAGGTCACCACGGAAACCCAAGGATGTGGCAACACCAGAAGAAAACAGAGAATCAATTTCTCGTTCCAAGTCAACCCCTCGACCTGGCACCCATAGGAGACACACACCTAGCCCAATGCGAAGCCAAGTGACCACCACACGGAATGCAAGACCCACCAAACTTCTCCAGCCAAGAAAAG ATGTAGCGGCTGCTAATGGTGTCACGTCACCTACCAGCGGGACAGACGAAGAGAAGGCAGGAAAGAGG ACTCCATCTGCCTCCTCCAAAAAAAAGTATGGCATAGATTCGAAGAACTCCACTTACAAACCTGGAGGGGGGCATGTCAAGATTTTCGATCAGAAGGTTCAGGTCAAGGCGACACCAAGGATCGACATTGGTGCCAAGACTCCCACCGGATCTAGTTCAAGTCCCTCTCCCAGAAAGGAATCTC CTCGACCCAAACCTACCACTCCTAAAGGACCAACTCCTAATGTAAAGAATGCGACTTCTCGGATCGGCTCCCTCCAGAATGCCACCCATTCCCCTAAAGGGGGACAG GTTAAAATTGCCAGTAAAAAGACTGACTATTCCACGGTAACAAGTAGAATAGGCTCCACAGCTAACATGGACCACAAGCCTGGAGGAGGGGACAAAAAG ATATTATCACAGAAATTGGATTGGAAGACGAATTCCAAAATTGGCTCCATGGAAAATGCCAAACATTCGCCTGGCGGCGGTAATGTTAAA ATTATGAATGAGAAAGTTGAGTGGAACACCGCTTCGAAAATTGGATCCCTAGACAAAGCTAATCATGTTCCAGGGGGCGGTAATGTGAAA ATTGAGAGCCACAAATTAGAATTCAAGGCCCAGTCTAAAGTTGGATCCACCGATTATATGGCACATAAGCCAGGCGGAGGCAATAAAAAG ATTGAGACACAAAAACTAGACTTTAAAGAGAAGGCTAAACCTAAAGTGGAATCAAAGACAAACCACAAGCCTACAGGGGGTGACAAAAAG
- the LOC125648490 gene encoding microtubule-associated protein 2-like isoform X11, whose amino-acid sequence MAESPESQFQDLNLQGVKQTNGVEYMNGNGVNSQEKMDDFEAQFQTVSTGKTASGLDPNATPFEPFSEHSNISTCDQSVPFSDPTQPANMATAPDQQPSSDEGVLIDFSGKDEVSSPAPLKSEGHLDTFSMDVGRTEVSSSEGGQPLMDDTLPQGMGVNVEGSMDNFDQDQGASEMECQCDNYEPDQSLSQNVSDLSHSQNMNPSLSNVPHDVMDLKVAQEEETVPMSHEDPSNQPAYQYVSSHERNSFDEQIVPGVCSCTDEPEPEIPQVEVIKDEQTAPQAQCQSDEEYDAGEDDGEYYDDGSDVTDGEDVDEDQMKNQKAQGEEEEEIEVYTDDGDYSDEEDYDGPDSYRASEEREVISDYDGESRSSEERQMEDGKGEIVAQIAPTSQTAITQEVQSQKVSDSAETDLHDFGSENVKANEMEPEDVTTEDRDSGRINEERGVSEERDVSEERGVSEERGVSEERGVGEERDVSEERGVSEERGVSEERDVSEERDVSEERDVCGAEVEQRFGDERETIPVDTDERMDKEKECEHYGEIEEGDREDREEMSDAVVDEVKPLEDIFVTKSDVNESIGEKDVQREGMEDQHSDEKEESFEVKREVSAERNFETVEPENPVLSDVTVPSSHDQHVEVVQDSVCDREEPQPTERLSEFDKVMDEKYSESDEIAKESSEEKVSVDDIVIEDKLVEPTGRGQGQVPDVILTTMKEPHDEVPDGEVPDEYSNNLDAGGSEEGEVEIQSNVSEFGSQYAEVGDERMDEEESNGDNGEPGDEDYPDEREDEMEREDFDQQEDYVEQEERKDSERICEDVIPQVDQMESLGFHVNERQMEMPEQSEQTDSSQREDEHKIESVNIVEKLPSSEELVQEPLEEQPPKADTFIESEGSDMEERSITPDPDQMLKMASPRSEVPHDVSDTMFHNEEPIAETDEEQGEGGQGKLEQKPDAMTGSIVLDEGETIEDQVPTEMSKSMMEGSLILNEGQTIEDAQPVEDAQFEESPDDEIVPPLNGSAMEGSLIMDEGQTIEDLPAEHSSVMEGSFVMDKGQTIEDLPVEEQTGSVMEGSWIMDEGQTVEDIPQQQDIMSRSLMEDSIVMGEGETFDNQEIQAEHSGSTMEDTNTSEESQASQKINVMTGSMMEGSIVLDEDEKLEDRFPEDTMSKSMMEESVTYEEEQTFESSPANVASEPLSESYTESQTEDSLRSTNVGYMSDQASLHEQTAQNMVENVLNDAIDTVESMQRAEDISVEEASMERTESGIEECVPEKSEEKSSEKMEDVSVEEPSMERSESAVEECIPDRGDISVEEYSTERTEESASIERTEESLVDEPSVEKSVETPVSEPPPDRGEISVEEYSMERTEESLVDEPSVEKSVETPVSEPPPDRGEISVEEYSMERTEESASIERTEESLADEPSVEKSVETPVSEPPPDRGDISVEEPSIEKSVETSISEPLPGKVEVAEDEPKKMVLEKDTAPEKEGKVGVIAKTDEAIKKEKVLKEHKQVTKTEKDKKNVSVLSKEHKKEVKEKKDKQKPKPKVPAKSESKSTGAKTETEKTPAKDNKYSHITSRLTQDTSASLARKTVKRSEVRKQQTDSKIPSPEKGDITRRSQSATRQVRSPRKPKDVATPEENRESISRSKSTPRPGTHRRHTPSPMRSQVTTTRNARPTKLLQPRKDVAAANGVTSPTSGTDEEKAGKRTPSASSKKKYGIDSKNSTYKPGGGHVKIFDQKVQVKATPRIDIGAKTPTGSSSSPSPRKESPRPKPTTPKGPTPNVKNATSRIGSLQNATHSPKGGQVKIASKKTDYSTVTSRIGSTANMDHKPGGGDKKTGGRKILSQKLDWKTNSKIGSMENAKHSPGGGNVKIESHKLEFKAQSKVGSTDYMAHKPGGGNKKIETQKLDFKEKAKPKVESKTNHKPTGGDKKGQRSRDIHVPDNL is encoded by the exons TTCGTCCCCTGCTCCTTTGAAAA GTGAAGGGCATTTAGACACATTTTCAATGGATGTTGGACGAACAGAGGTTTCCTCATCTGAAGGAGGGCAACCTTTAATGGACGACACTTTACCGCAAGGTATGGGTGTTAATGTTGAGGGCTCAATGGATAATTTTGACCAAGATCAAGGTGCTTCTGAAATGGAATGTCAATGTGATAATTATGAACCAGATCAAAGTCTTTCGCAAAATGTGAGTGATCTTTCCCATTCACAAAATATGAACCCTAGTCTTTCTAATGTTCCTCATGATGTGATGGACTTAAAAGTTGCTCAAGAGGAGGAAACTGTGCCTATGTCTCACGAGGACCCAAGTAACCAACCTGCATATCAGTATGTCTCATCCCATGAGAGAAATTCTTTTGATGAACAAATCGTACCAGGTGTGTGTTCATGTACGGACGAACCTGAACCGGAAATCCCACAGGTGGAGGTCATTAAGGATGAACAAACTGCTCCTCAGGCTCAATGCCAAAGTGATGAGGAGTACGATGCTGGAGAAGATGATGGGGAATACTATGATGATGGTTCGGATGTCACTGATGGTGAAGATGTGGATGAAGATCAGATGAAGAACCAGAAAGCACAGGGTGAGGAGGAGGAAGAGATTGAAGTTTATACAGATGATGGAGATTACAGTGATGAGGAAGACTATGATGGTCCTGACAGCTACAGAGCAAGTGAGGAAAGGGAAGTCATTTCAGATTATGATGGAGAGTCAAGATCCAGTGAAGAGAGGCAGATGGAGGATGGCAAGGGAGAAATTGTTGCACAAATAGCACCTACATCTCAAACAGCTATCACTCAAGAGGTTCAATCACAGAAAGTATCTGACTCAGCAGAGACGGACCTTCATGATTTTGGTTCAGAGAATGTTAAAGCAAATGAGATGGAACCAGAGGATGTCACCACTGAGGACAGAGACAGTGGAAGGATTAATGAGGAAAGAGGTGTTAGTGAGGAAAGGGATGTTAGTGAGGAAAGAGGTGTTAGTGAGGAAAGAGGTGTTAGTGAGGAAAGAGGTGTTGGTGAGGAAAGGGATGTTAGTGAGGAAAGAGGTGTTAGTGAGGAAAGAGGTGTTAGTGAGGAAAGGGATGTTAGTGAGGAAAGGGATGTTAGCGAGGAAAGGGATGTTTGTGGTGCTGAAGTAGAACAGAGATTTGGTGATGAAAGAGAGACAATTCCAGTAGACACAGATGAGAGAATGGATAAGGAAAAAGAATGTGAACACTATGGTGAGATAGAGGAGGGTGATAGGGAAGACAGAGAGGAAATGAGTGATGCTGTAGTGGATGAGGTTAAACCTCTAGAGGACATATTTGTTACAAAGAGTGATGTAAATGAAAGTATAGGAGAGAAAGATGTACAGAGAGAGGGAATGGAGGATCAGCACAGTGATGAAAAAGAAGAGAGCTTTGAGGTTAAAAGAGAAGTCAGTGCAGAAAGAAACTTTGAAACTGTAGAACCTGAGAATCCTGTCCTATCTGATGTAACTGTTCCCTCTAGTCATGACCAGCATGTCGAAGTTGTTCAAGACAGTGTTTGTGATAGAGAAGAACCACAACCCACTGAAAGACTTTCAGAGTTTGATAAAGTGATGGATGAGAAGTACAGTGAAAGTGATGAAATAGCAAAAGAAAGCTCGGAAGAGAAAGTGAGTGTGGATGATATTGTGATAGAAGATAAACTCGTAGAACCTACAGGGAGAGGTCAAGGTCAGGTGCCAGATGTGATTTTAACCACTATGAAGGAACCTCATGATGAGGTACCTGATGGTGAGGTACCTGACGAGTATTCTAACAACCTTGATGCTGGTGGAAGTGAGGAGGGTGAGGTAGAAATACAGAGCAATGTAAGTGAGTTTGGGTCTCAGTATGCAGAGGTAGGGGATGAGAGGATGGATGAGGAGGAAAGTAATGGAGACAATGGAGAACCAGGAGATGAGGATTATCCTGATGAGAGAGAGGATGAAATGGAGAGAGAGGACTTTGATCAGCAAGAGGACTATGTAGaacaagaagaaagaaaagacAGTGAGAGGATTTGTGAGGATGTGATTCCACAGGTGGACCAAATGGAGAGTTTAGGTTTTCATGTGAACGAGAGACAGATGGAAATGCCAGAACAGAGTGAGCAGACAGACAGTTCTCAACGTGAGGATGAACATAAGATTGAAAGtgttaatattgttgaaaaactACCTAGTTCTGAAGAACTTGTTCAAGAGCCTCTCGAGGAACAACCACCAAAAGCTGACACATTCATTGAGAGTGAGGGATCAGACATGGAAGAAAGGTCCATCACTCCTGACCCTGATCAGATGCTAAAGATGGCCTCTCCAAGGAGTGAAGTGCCCCATGATGTATCTGATACCATGTTCCATAATGAAGAACCCATTGCTGAGACAGATGAGGAGCAAGGTGAAGGTGGACAGGGGAAACTAGAGCAAAAACCTGATGCTATGACAGGGTCAATTGTTCTTGATGAGGGGGAAACAATTGAGGATCAAGTACCTACAGAGATGAGCAAATCCATGATGGAAGGCTCTCTAATACTGAATGAGGGACAAACAATTGAAGATGCTCAGCCTGTTGAAGATGCTCAGTTTGAGGAGAGCCCTGATGATGAAATTGTACCTCCACTGAATGGCAGTGCAATGGAAGGTTCTCTAATAATGGATGAAGGACAGACAATTGAAGATCTTCCAGCTGAACACTCTTCAGTCATGGAAGGATCTTTTGTAATGGATAAGGGCCAAACTATTGAGGATCTTCCAGTAGAGGAACAGACAGGGTCTGTTATGGAAGGTTCTTGGATAATGGATGAAGGTCAAACAGTTGAAGATATACCACAACAGCAGGATATCATGTCAAGGTCTCTGATGGAAGATTCTATTGTCATgggtgaaggagaaactttcgACAATCAAGAAATCCAAGCTGAACACTCTGGATCCACAATGGAAGACACAAATACATCAGAAGAGAGCCAAGCTTCacagaaaattaatgttatgaCAGGATCTATGATGGAAGGATCCATTGTCCTTGATGAGGATGAAAAATTAGAGGACAGGTTTCCCGAAGATACCATGTCTAAATCCATGATGGAAGAATCTGTAACATATGAAGAAGAACAAACTTTTGAAAGCTCACCAGCAAATGTTGCATCAGAGCCCCTCTCTGAAAGCTACACTGAATCTCAAACAGAGGATTCATTGAGAAGCACTAATGTGGGGTACATGAGTGATCAGGCAAGTCTCCATGAGCAGACGGCACAAAACATGGTGGAAAATGTTCTGAATGATGCCATTGATACAGTTGAAAGCATGCAGAGAGCAGAAGATATTTCGGTTGAAGAAGCTTCTATGGAGAGAACAGAAAGTGGTATAGAAGAATGTGTTCCAGAAAAATCAGAGGAAAAATCTTCAGAGAAAATGGAAGATGTGTCAGTGGAGGAACCTTCCATGGAAAGATCAGAAAGTGCTGTTGAGGAGTGTATTCCAGATAGAGGAGATATTTCAGTTGAAGAGTATTCTACAGAGAGAACAGAGGAAAGTGCTTCTATAGAGAGAACAGAGGAAAGTTTAGTTGATGAGCCTTCAGTTGAAAAATCAGTAGAAACACCTGTTTCTGAGCCTCCACCAGATAGAGGTGAAATTTCAGTTGAAGAGTATTCTATGGAGAGAACAGAGGAAAGTTTAGTTGATGAGCCTTCAGTTGAAAAATCAGTAGAAACACCTGTTTCTGAGCCTCCACCAGATAGAGGAGAAATTTCAGTTGAAGAGTATTCTATGGAGAGAACAGAGGAAAGTGCTTCTATAGAGAGAACAGAGGAAAGTTTAGCTGATGAGCCTTCAGTTGAAAAATCAGTAGAAACACCAGTTTCTGAGCCCCCACCAGATAGAGGAGACATTTCAGTTGAAGAGCCTTCAATTGAAAAATCAGTTGAAACTTCTATTTCTGAGCCTTTACCAGGAAAGGTTGAGGTAGCAGAAGATGAACCTAAAAAGATGGTTCTAGAGAAAGACACAGCCCCTGAAAAGGAGGGAAAAGTTGGCGTGATAGCCAAGACAGATGAAGCTATAAAAAAAGAGAAAGTATTGAAGGAGCATAAGCAAGTTACCAAGACTGAGAAGGATAAAAAGAATGTTTCTGTCTTGAGTAAAGAACATAAAAAGGAAGTCAAGGAGAAAAAGgacaaacaaaaaccaaaaccaaAAGTACCTGCTAAAAGTGAAAGTAAGTCAACAGGTGCTAAAACAGAGACTGAAAAAACACCAGCTAAGGACAATAAATACAGTCATATCACAAGTCGCTTAACCCAGGACACAAGTGCTAGTCTAGCTCGTAAAACTGTAAAAAGATCTGAGGTACGAAAACAGCAAACCGATTCCAAAATTCCCTCTCCTGAGAAGGGAGATATCACCAGGAGGAGTCAGTCTGCAACGCGACAGGTTAGGTCACCACGGAAACCCAAGGATGTGGCAACACCAGAAGAAAACAGAGAATCAATTTCTCGTTCCAAGTCAACCCCTCGACCTGGCACCCATAGGAGACACACACCTAGCCCAATGCGAAGCCAAGTGACCACCACACGGAATGCAAGACCCACCAAACTTCTCCAGCCAAGAAAAG ATGTAGCGGCTGCTAATGGTGTCACGTCACCTACCAGCGGGACAGACGAAGAGAAGGCAGGAAAGAGG ACTCCATCTGCCTCCTCCAAAAAAAAGTATGGCATAGATTCGAAGAACTCCACTTACAAACCTGGAGGGGGGCATGTCAAGATTTTCGATCAGAAGGTTCAGGTCAAGGCGACACCAAGGATCGACATTGGTGCCAAGACTCCCACCGGATCTAGTTCAAGTCCCTCTCCCAGAAAGGAATCTC CTCGACCCAAACCTACCACTCCTAAAGGACCAACTCCTAATGTAAAGAATGCGACTTCTCGGATCGGCTCCCTCCAGAATGCCACCCATTCCCCTAAAGGGGGACAG GTTAAAATTGCCAGTAAAAAGACTGACTATTCCACGGTAACAAGTAGAATAGGCTCCACAGCTAACATGGACCACAAGCCTGGAGGAGGGGACAAAAAG ACCGGTGGTAGAAAG ATATTATCACAGAAATTGGATTGGAAGACGAATTCCAAAATTGGCTCCATGGAAAATGCCAAACATTCGCCTGGCGGCGGTAATGTTAAA ATTGAGAGCCACAAATTAGAATTCAAGGCCCAGTCTAAAGTTGGATCCACCGATTATATGGCACATAAGCCAGGCGGAGGCAATAAAAAG ATTGAGACACAAAAACTAGACTTTAAAGAGAAGGCTAAACCTAAAGTGGAATCAAAGACAAACCACAAGCCTACAGGGGGTGACAAAAAG